The Deinococcus sonorensis KR-87 genome includes a window with the following:
- a CDS encoding transglutaminase TgpA family protein, with the protein MTLIARLQRPVGRGRPLPAHDRVPAQPLLLTLAVLAFTMLPYVTRLPIWLSVLVALLLGGRALIALRGWRQPPVWALLLVAAIGMWGISSAFETLAGRDGGTAALVLLVALKTLETSRRRDATLLALLGYFVTVSHFFFDQNTLVALHALVSVLLLTTCLALLRGYAADLRWSPQLRRSGVLLLQAAPLTIALFLLFPRPDGPLWQMPVSSHSAQSGLSDRVTPGSVSNLAQSDALAFRASFEGAMPPPEERYWRGPVLEDFDGRQWTEARVPVEPWDMQVGGVPYHYQLTLEPTSQPWALALDVPETQPDGTVLTTLAQLLRTDGGATRRQLRLNAYTQFRYGLDASPLRLQVNLFLPAGGNPRARALAAGWRGLPPLQRVQAAYRFLQQGGFQYTLQPPLLDGPDPMDQLLFQTRRGFCEHFAGAFAYLMRAAGVPARLVTGYQGGQQNRATDGSSYLLVRQADAHAWVEVWLAGQGWRRVDPTAAVSPARIQDGLTAALPEDQVPALLRGGSLLSRLSLRLDALQNAWNTWVVGYDAAQQGLLLSRLGLGELGSLRYGLALLAALALAAIPALLLARRRQTADPLLLAYQRHARRLGLPLDVGETPAEYAHRVAAARPDHAERIQTLTHDYLTLRYGPRVEPEQVRAFLRRARQR; encoded by the coding sequence TTGACGCTGATCGCGCGGCTGCAGCGCCCGGTGGGACGGGGCCGCCCGCTGCCCGCCCATGATCGGGTGCCGGCCCAGCCGCTGCTGCTGACCCTGGCGGTGCTGGCCTTCACGATGCTGCCCTACGTGACGCGGCTGCCCATCTGGCTCAGCGTGCTGGTGGCGCTGCTGCTGGGCGGGCGCGCGCTGATTGCGCTGCGCGGGTGGCGTCAGCCGCCGGTCTGGGCGCTGTTGCTGGTGGCAGCGATTGGGATGTGGGGCATCAGCTCGGCCTTCGAGACGCTGGCCGGGCGCGACGGCGGCACCGCCGCCCTGGTGCTGCTGGTGGCGCTCAAGACGCTGGAAACCTCGCGTCGGCGTGACGCCACGCTGCTGGCCCTGCTCGGCTACTTCGTCACGGTGTCGCACTTCTTCTTCGATCAGAACACGCTGGTGGCGCTGCATGCCCTGGTCAGCGTGCTGCTGCTGACCACCTGCCTCGCGCTGCTGCGCGGGTACGCCGCCGATCTGCGCTGGAGTCCACAGCTGCGCCGCTCGGGCGTGCTGCTGCTGCAGGCGGCGCCGCTGACGATTGCGCTGTTTCTGCTGTTCCCGCGCCCGGACGGCCCGCTGTGGCAGATGCCGGTCAGCAGCCACTCGGCGCAGTCGGGGCTCTCGGACCGGGTTACGCCCGGCTCGGTCAGCAACCTCGCCCAGAGCGACGCGCTGGCCTTCCGGGCCAGTTTTGAGGGGGCCATGCCGCCGCCGGAGGAGCGCTACTGGCGCGGGCCGGTGCTGGAAGACTTCGACGGTCGCCAGTGGACCGAGGCGCGGGTGCCGGTGGAACCGTGGGACATGCAGGTGGGCGGCGTGCCCTACCACTACCAGCTGACGCTGGAACCGACCTCACAGCCGTGGGCGCTCGCGCTGGACGTGCCGGAGACGCAGCCGGACGGCACCGTGCTGACCACCCTGGCACAGCTGCTCCGCACCGACGGCGGAGCGACGCGTCGTCAGCTGCGGCTGAACGCCTACACGCAGTTCCGCTATGGCCTGGACGCCAGCCCCCTGCGGCTGCAGGTGAACCTGTTCCTGCCCGCCGGCGGCAACCCGCGCGCCCGTGCCCTGGCCGCGGGCTGGCGGGGGCTGCCGCCGCTGCAGCGCGTTCAGGCGGCCTACCGCTTTCTGCAGCAGGGCGGCTTTCAGTACACCCTCCAGCCCCCGCTGCTGGACGGCCCGGACCCGATGGATCAGCTGCTGTTCCAGACCCGGCGGGGCTTCTGCGAGCACTTTGCGGGTGCCTTCGCGTACCTGATGCGCGCTGCGGGCGTGCCGGCTCGGCTGGTCACCGGTTATCAGGGCGGTCAGCAGAACCGGGCCACCGATGGAAGCAGCTACCTGCTGGTGCGCCAGGCCGACGCGCACGCCTGGGTGGAGGTGTGGCTGGCCGGCCAGGGCTGGCGGCGGGTGGACCCCACCGCCGCCGTGTCCCCGGCCCGCATTCAGGACGGCCTGACCGCCGCGCTGCCCGAAGATCAGGTGCCGGCCCTGCTGCGCGGCGGCAGCCTGTTGAGCCGCCTGAGCCTGCGGCTGGACGCGCTTCAGAACGCCTGGAACACCTGGGTGGTCGGCTATGACGCCGCGCAGCAGGGGCTGCTGCTCAGCCGCCTGGGGCTGGGCGAACTGGGCAGCCTGCGCTACGGGCTGGCGCTGCTGGCGGCGTTGGCCCTGGCAGCCATCCCCGCCCTGCTGCTGGCCCGGCGGCGGCAGACGGCCGACCCGCTGCTGCTGGCCTACCAGCGCCATGCCCGTCGGCTGGGCCTGCCGCTGGATGTGGGCGAGACGCCCGCCGAGTATGCCCACCGGGTGGCTGCCGCCCGCCCGGATCATGCGGAGCGCATTCAGACGCTGACCCACGACTACCTGACGTTGCGTTATGGTCCGCGCGTGGAGCCGGAGCAGGTGCGGGCCTTCCTTCGGCGCGCCCGCCAGCGCTGA
- a CDS encoding amino acid ABC transporter permease, producing MTDLLEGFRTILTGEYPALLWAGLRLTLAVSAAALLVSVLVGTVLGVVRTFRPAVLAPICDGYVTLVRGIPLIVLLSVVYYGLPALGLTLGSFPAAVLALGLYSAAYTSEIVRGGLSSVPPGQREAARSLGLSHLQALQYVVLPQAWRVALPALGNEFISLILGSSLASAVTIQELFAQGKYITNATYRQFEVYAVLALVYFLLTFTLSRLVLLLERRLARGERLESRRVL from the coding sequence GTGACCGACCTGCTCGAAGGCTTCCGGACGATTCTGACCGGAGAGTATCCGGCGCTGCTGTGGGCCGGGCTGCGCCTGACGCTGGCGGTGAGCGCCGCCGCCCTGCTGGTCAGCGTGCTGGTCGGCACCGTGCTGGGCGTGGTGCGAACCTTCCGCCCGGCCGTCCTGGCCCCGATCTGCGACGGCTACGTGACGCTGGTGCGCGGCATTCCGCTGATCGTGCTGCTGAGCGTGGTGTACTACGGGCTGCCGGCGTTGGGCCTCACGCTCGGGAGCTTTCCGGCGGCGGTGCTGGCGCTGGGCCTGTACTCGGCCGCCTACACCTCCGAGATCGTGCGTGGCGGGCTGAGCAGCGTGCCGCCCGGCCAGCGCGAGGCGGCGCGCAGCCTGGGCCTCAGCCACCTGCAGGCGCTGCAGTACGTCGTGCTGCCGCAGGCGTGGCGGGTGGCGCTGCCGGCCCTGGGCAACGAGTTCATCAGCCTGATTCTGGGCAGCAGTCTGGCGAGCGCCGTGACCATTCAGGAGCTGTTCGCGCAGGGCAAGTACATCACCAACGCCACCTACCGCCAGTTCGAGGTGTACGCGGTGCTGGCCCTGGTGTACTTCCTGCTGACCTTCACTCTGTCGCGGCTGGTGCTGTTGCTGGAGCGGCGGCTGGCGCGCGGAGAGCGGCTGGAGTCGCGGCGGGTGCTGTAG
- a CDS encoding ATPase: MTQVLLPGLLPSDAAPPGWTALALSPLLVLVGVTGVGKSTALATLGGPAGQVLPDRREVTDAVMIRSLSAGPVTDREERFRLTARYREQHPGGMAQALGGLAADPQVWPGPLIFDGLRGLDEVQYAAQHYPSWRFVSLHAPDVVRVRRLLGRADHFDRVEVQLDAAPLLQQLQALTGSAAVFWPDDLQQLAALAQEGHRPDDILAKTRIVLSERLNYDPAAARAALSALPPERVLDLDTVALSPAEVAARLEAWR; encoded by the coding sequence GTGACACAGGTTCTGCTTCCCGGACTGCTGCCCTCAGACGCTGCTCCTCCCGGCTGGACTGCGCTGGCCCTCTCCCCCCTGCTGGTGCTGGTGGGCGTGACGGGCGTGGGCAAGAGCACCGCCCTGGCTACGCTAGGCGGTCCGGCGGGACAGGTGCTGCCGGACCGGCGTGAGGTCACCGACGCCGTGATGATCCGGTCGCTCAGCGCCGGCCCCGTGACCGACCGCGAGGAACGCTTCCGCCTGACCGCCCGCTACCGGGAGCAGCATCCGGGCGGCATGGCGCAGGCGCTGGGCGGGCTGGCCGCCGACCCGCAGGTGTGGCCGGGGCCGCTGATCTTCGACGGCCTGCGCGGGCTGGACGAGGTGCAATACGCGGCGCAGCACTACCCCAGCTGGCGTTTCGTGTCGCTGCACGCGCCGGACGTGGTGCGGGTGCGGCGGCTGTTGGGCCGGGCCGATCACTTCGACCGGGTGGAGGTGCAGCTGGACGCGGCCCCCCTGCTTCAGCAGCTCCAGGCCCTGACCGGCAGCGCGGCGGTGTTCTGGCCCGACGACCTGCAGCAGCTGGCCGCCCTGGCCCAGGAAGGGCACCGCCCGGACGACATCCTGGCCAAGACCCGCATCGTGCTGAGCGAGCGCCTCAACTACGACCCGGCGGCGGCCCGGGCGGCGCTGAGTGCGCTACCGCCCGAGCGCGTGCTGGACCTGGACACCGTGGCGCTCTCCCCCGCCGAGGTGGCCGCGCGGCTGGAGGCGTGGCGATGA
- a CDS encoding OsmC family protein: MADIARQASAHWTGDLRSGQGEVSTGSGTLKDAQYSFKTRFEQGVGTNPEELLAAAHAGCFTMQLSALLAGDGHDPQDLRTEATCEMVKDGPGFRISTMRLKITGRVGNIDQAEFERHVAEAADMCPLSRVMKGNVEIVHEATLTQ, encoded by the coding sequence ATGGCAGACATTGCACGACAGGCGAGTGCCCACTGGACCGGAGACCTGCGCAGCGGCCAGGGCGAGGTCAGCACCGGCAGCGGCACCCTCAAGGACGCCCAGTACAGCTTCAAGACCCGCTTTGAGCAGGGCGTCGGCACCAACCCTGAAGAATTGCTGGCCGCCGCGCACGCCGGCTGCTTCACCATGCAGCTCTCAGCGCTGCTGGCCGGTGACGGCCACGATCCTCAGGATCTGCGCACCGAGGCGACCTGCGAGATGGTCAAGGACGGCCCCGGCTTCCGGATCAGCACCATGCGCCTGAAGATCACCGGGCGGGTCGGCAACATCGATCAGGCTGAGTTCGAGCGGCACGTGGCCGAGGCGGCCGACATGTGTCCGCTCAGCCGGGTGATGAAAGGCAACGTGGAGATCGTCCACGAGGCGACGCTGACCCAGTAA
- a CDS encoding ABC transporter substrate-binding protein — MLLIAAVLSAVGVAQAQTTVEFWHSFGDAKRGDWIKARAAEFNKLHPGIMVVPSYKGSYNDSLQATILAARQNKAPALVQIFEVGSQLALDSGIFQPVGGIKNVDFSDYIKPVVNYYTIGGKVNSLPFNSSSPVLYYNKTLMQKAGVNPNQPPTTFGAMQKACAQIEAAKLDAKCFGMSLNGWFVEQWMSEQNAELLNNGNGRQARATSTNLDSVAGRKIFSFFKTMQDKGWFTYTGKLEDWDGSDAIFTGGKAVFHITSTADIGNIRDAATQNGSQIGVGVLPIPDGVKRNGVVIGGASLWVPKSVSKAQAEAALDFALYMTNTANMTSWHKLTGYYPVRQSSVTQLRGQGWFTSSPLQITAFNQLLNTKPNAASAGALNGVAIQTRTLIEQGLQKVLGGASVDSALKDTSAQINAALAEYNQNFK, encoded by the coding sequence ATGCTGCTGATCGCTGCCGTTCTGTCTGCTGTGGGTGTGGCCCAGGCCCAGACCACCGTGGAGTTCTGGCACAGCTTCGGAGACGCCAAGCGCGGCGACTGGATCAAGGCCCGCGCCGCCGAGTTCAACAAGCTGCACCCCGGCATCATGGTGGTGCCCAGCTACAAGGGCAGTTACAACGACTCGTTGCAGGCCACCATCCTGGCAGCGCGCCAGAACAAGGCCCCGGCGCTGGTGCAGATCTTCGAGGTGGGCAGTCAGCTCGCGCTCGACAGCGGCATCTTCCAGCCGGTGGGCGGCATCAAGAACGTGGACTTCAGCGATTACATCAAGCCGGTGGTCAACTACTACACCATTGGCGGCAAGGTGAACAGCCTGCCGTTCAACAGCAGCAGCCCGGTGCTGTACTACAACAAGACCCTGATGCAGAAGGCCGGCGTGAACCCCAACCAGCCGCCCACCACCTTCGGCGCGATGCAGAAGGCCTGCGCCCAGATTGAGGCGGCCAAACTGGACGCCAAGTGCTTCGGGATGAGCCTCAACGGCTGGTTCGTGGAGCAGTGGATGTCCGAGCAGAACGCCGAGCTGCTCAACAACGGCAACGGCCGTCAGGCGCGCGCCACCAGCACCAACCTCGACAGCGTGGCCGGGCGCAAGATCTTCAGCTTCTTCAAGACCATGCAGGACAAGGGCTGGTTCACCTACACCGGCAAGCTGGAAGACTGGGACGGCTCGGACGCCATCTTTACCGGCGGCAAGGCGGTCTTTCACATCACCAGCACGGCCGATATTGGCAACATCCGTGACGCGGCCACCCAGAACGGCTCCCAGATCGGCGTGGGCGTGCTGCCGATTCCCGACGGCGTCAAGCGCAACGGCGTGGTGATCGGCGGGGCCAGCCTATGGGTGCCCAAGAGCGTGAGCAAGGCCCAGGCGGAGGCGGCGCTGGACTTCGCGCTGTACATGACCAACACCGCCAACATGACCAGCTGGCACAAGCTGACCGGCTACTACCCGGTGCGCCAGAGCAGCGTGACGCAGCTGCGCGGCCAGGGCTGGTTCACCAGCAGCCCGCTGCAGATCACGGCCTTCAACCAGCTGCTCAACACCAAACCCAATGCCGCCAGCGCCGGCGCGCTGAACGGGGTGGCCATCCAGACGCGCACCCTGATCGAGCAGGGGCTGCAGAAGGTGCTGGGCGGCGCGAGTGTGGACAGCGCCCTCAAGGACACCAGCGCCCAGATCAACGCGGCGCTGGCCGAGTACAACCAGAACTTCAAGTGA
- a CDS encoding barstar family protein: MAHVTLDTSGIHDWDSFHEVSKSTFGSPDFYGRNMNAWGDGLTYLDEGDGMSNINLGPDELLHIHLLHSAEFSSALPDVWNEFLSCVAFTNRRYIEREVFPRLSVILE, translated from the coding sequence ATGGCCCACGTCACTCTGGACACGTCGGGTATTCACGACTGGGACTCTTTCCATGAAGTGTCAAAGTCTACCTTCGGCTCTCCCGATTTCTATGGCCGCAACATGAATGCCTGGGGCGACGGTCTGACCTACCTGGATGAAGGGGACGGCATGTCGAACATCAATTTAGGCCCGGACGAGCTGCTCCACATTCATCTGCTACATTCCGCGGAATTTTCGTCTGCATTGCCTGACGTCTGGAACGAATTCCTCTCCTGCGTTGCTTTTACCAATCGACGCTACATCGAACGGGAGGTGTTTCCGCGGCTGAGTGTCATTCTCGAATAG
- a CDS encoding DUF58 domain-containing protein, translating into MTAAASAPPPRIYVLPTRFGAAFAVMGLLTLIGCVNYLLSLGYAVAFLMLSIWIMSAAHASHALTGVALGLKPPDRAHAGGLASYTVTLHNSRAEPRPGVRVRSGQAELRLNLEAGGQQSGVLGLPMTARGPFVMPDLRIEAHDPLGLWRSWGDVPQGVLTTAELLVAPDPEPQPPTPERGVEHAQGQRRRAATGQDDLSGLRPYRDGDPLRSVAWRHAARTGDLLTREYDSPTAQVVQLDWDATRTLLHTEQRLSRLTAWVLEAERQGLRFGLRLPGQRLEPGAGESQLRRALALLAVHDLPVPGPVRSRRWRRP; encoded by the coding sequence GTGACCGCCGCCGCGTCTGCCCCGCCGCCCCGCATCTATGTGCTGCCCACCCGCTTCGGTGCGGCCTTCGCGGTGATGGGGCTGCTGACGTTGATCGGCTGCGTCAATTACCTGCTGAGCCTGGGCTACGCGGTGGCCTTCCTGATGCTGAGCATCTGGATCATGAGCGCGGCGCACGCCTCGCATGCGCTGACCGGGGTGGCCCTGGGCCTGAAGCCGCCGGACCGCGCCCACGCCGGAGGGCTGGCCAGCTACACCGTGACGCTGCACAACAGCCGCGCGGAGCCCAGGCCCGGCGTGCGGGTCCGGTCCGGTCAGGCGGAGCTGCGGCTCAACCTGGAGGCGGGTGGCCAGCAGAGCGGGGTGCTGGGCCTGCCGATGACGGCGCGTGGGCCGTTCGTGATGCCGGACCTGCGGATCGAGGCGCATGATCCGCTGGGGTTGTGGCGCTCGTGGGGGGACGTGCCGCAGGGAGTGCTGACGACGGCGGAACTGCTGGTGGCGCCGGACCCGGAACCGCAGCCGCCCACGCCGGAACGCGGGGTGGAGCACGCCCAGGGCCAGCGTCGCCGCGCGGCGACCGGACAGGACGACCTGAGCGGGCTGCGCCCCTACCGCGACGGCGACCCGCTGCGTTCGGTGGCGTGGCGGCACGCGGCCCGCACCGGCGACCTGCTGACCCGCGAGTACGACTCGCCCACCGCCCAGGTGGTGCAGCTGGACTGGGACGCCACCCGGACGCTTCTGCACACCGAGCAGCGGCTGTCCCGGCTGACCGCCTGGGTGCTGGAGGCCGAGCGGCAGGGGTTGCGCTTCGGGCTGCGGCTGCCGGGGCAGCGGCTGGAGCCGGGCGCGGGTGAGAGCCAGCTGCGCCGGGCCCTGGCCCTGCTGGCCGTCCACGACCTGCCGGTGCCGGGCCCAGTCCGTTCGCGCCGCTGGAGGCGGCCTTGA
- a CDS encoding TlpA family protein disulfide reductase, with protein MNWPAADAFVWGDAVPSPEVWTRPGLVMFFNLECPACISRGIPFLKRLHAEAGGRVQMLAIHTSRGHRLLPQEDVVPTLRRFAERYARLPFPVALDLDGSVAAHWQTEGTPHTLAFAAGGELLRSVYGSQDNAQTRLEYLVQEWTGEEHG; from the coding sequence ATGAACTGGCCTGCTGCCGATGCCTTCGTGTGGGGAGACGCCGTGCCGTCCCCGGAAGTGTGGACCCGTCCGGGTCTGGTGATGTTCTTCAACCTGGAGTGTCCGGCGTGCATCTCCAGGGGCATTCCGTTCCTGAAGCGGCTGCACGCCGAGGCTGGAGGTCGGGTGCAGATGCTGGCCATTCACACCAGCCGGGGCCACCGCCTGCTGCCGCAGGAGGATGTGGTGCCCACGCTGCGCCGCTTTGCCGAGCGCTACGCGCGGCTGCCGTTTCCGGTGGCCCTGGACCTGGACGGCTCGGTGGCGGCGCACTGGCAGACCGAGGGCACGCCTCACACCCTGGCCTTTGCGGCCGGCGGTGAGCTGCTGCGGAGCGTCTATGGCAGCCAGGACAACGCCCAGACCCGGCTGGAATACCTGGTCCAGGAGTGGACCGGAGAGGAACACGGCTGA
- a CDS encoding ABC transporter substrate-binding protein, protein MKRIALLLSALLLTAPSALATSVAQVKQKGVLVLGTDPTFQPFEFKGPDGTVQGFDIDIAREVARDLGVRLQVQSVGFGALMPQAVTSGRVDMAMSGITITPERAKVVAFSAPYYRSAQVFIVRGGNPKGFAWPASVKGRTIGVQADTTGQYAANDALKPKGATLKVYDDFAAGLADVRAGRIDALIGDAPTVTSLKQRLPGQFAQAGSPLVAEDYGMVFSKGSDLAAAANRTLARLKASGAYQRLLDKWIVQK, encoded by the coding sequence ATGAAGCGCATTGCCCTGCTGCTGTCTGCCCTGCTGCTCACCGCTCCCTCCGCGCTGGCCACCTCGGTGGCGCAGGTCAAGCAGAAGGGCGTGCTGGTGCTCGGCACCGACCCCACCTTCCAGCCGTTCGAGTTCAAGGGGCCAGACGGCACGGTCCAGGGCTTCGACATCGATATTGCACGCGAGGTGGCCAGGGACCTGGGCGTGCGGCTGCAGGTGCAGAGCGTGGGCTTCGGGGCGCTGATGCCACAGGCCGTGACCAGCGGCCGAGTGGACATGGCCATGAGCGGCATCACCATAACCCCGGAGCGTGCCAAGGTGGTGGCCTTCAGCGCCCCCTACTACCGCAGCGCCCAGGTGTTCATCGTGAGGGGCGGCAACCCCAAGGGCTTCGCGTGGCCGGCCAGCGTGAAGGGCCGCACCATTGGCGTACAGGCCGACACCACCGGGCAGTACGCCGCCAACGACGCCCTGAAGCCCAAGGGCGCCACGCTCAAGGTCTACGACGACTTCGCGGCCGGGCTGGCCGACGTGCGGGCCGGCCGCATTGACGCGCTGATCGGAGACGCACCGACCGTCACCAGCCTCAAGCAGCGGCTGCCCGGCCAGTTCGCCCAGGCGGGCAGCCCGCTGGTGGCCGAGGACTACGGCATGGTCTTCAGCAAGGGCAGCGACCTGGCCGCCGCGGCCAACCGCACCCTGGCCCGCCTGAAGGCCAGCGGGGCCTATCAGCGGCTGCTGGACAAGTGGATCGTTCAGAAGTAG
- a CDS encoding enolase C-terminal domain-like protein — protein MTARIVAVEAVPYRLPLHGTLAWGKGSSLSVAEHVLVRVRLDDGSLGQAEAPPRPTIYGETVGSVQSVLALLEGGLKGLEITDKAGWRRVLGSVVNNHTARGALDMALHDAAAQAAGQTLFDRFLGPQIRVQPGFILGIAAPEEMLEEARRVVAAGVRVLKVKVGRDHARDLELIRTLRQEHGDAVQLYADSNETLTPELAPAALRAMREAGLTYVEEPLPVRLLRQRQALRAQALLPIIGDDSCFTPADLERELDFGTIDILNIKTARNGFTDSLQMLTRAQQAGLGVMIGSQASTGLGTLHAALMASQAGVTEPSELSFVLKLQDDLLDRPIVFDDGWLDVAALREHRLDEGKLERYRM, from the coding sequence ATGACCGCGCGGATCGTGGCGGTGGAGGCTGTGCCGTACCGGCTGCCCCTGCACGGGACGCTCGCCTGGGGCAAGGGCTCCAGCCTGAGCGTGGCCGAGCACGTGCTGGTGCGGGTGCGGCTTGACGACGGCTCGCTGGGCCAGGCGGAGGCGCCCCCTCGCCCGACCATCTACGGCGAAACGGTCGGCTCCGTGCAGAGTGTGCTGGCCCTGCTGGAAGGAGGGCTCAAGGGCCTGGAGATCACCGATAAGGCGGGCTGGCGGCGGGTGCTGGGCAGCGTGGTCAACAACCATACCGCCCGGGGCGCGCTGGACATGGCCCTGCACGACGCGGCGGCGCAGGCGGCCGGTCAGACGCTCTTCGACCGCTTCCTGGGCCCACAGATCCGGGTGCAGCCCGGCTTCATCCTGGGCATCGCGGCCCCGGAGGAGATGCTGGAGGAGGCCCGCCGGGTGGTGGCCGCCGGGGTGCGGGTGCTGAAGGTCAAGGTGGGCCGCGACCACGCCCGCGACCTGGAGCTGATCAGGACACTGCGGCAGGAACACGGCGACGCGGTGCAGCTCTACGCCGACAGCAACGAGACGCTAACCCCCGAACTGGCGCCGGCGGCGCTGCGGGCCATGCGCGAGGCGGGCCTGACCTATGTGGAGGAACCGCTGCCGGTGCGGCTGCTGCGCCAGCGTCAGGCGCTGAGGGCACAGGCGCTACTGCCGATCATTGGGGATGACAGCTGCTTCACGCCCGCCGACCTGGAACGCGAGCTGGACTTCGGCACCATCGACATTCTGAATATCAAAACCGCCCGCAACGGCTTCACCGACAGCCTGCAAATGCTGACGCGCGCTCAGCAGGCAGGCCTGGGCGTGATGATCGGCTCGCAGGCCAGCACCGGCCTGGGGACCCTGCACGCCGCCCTGATGGCCAGTCAGGCGGGCGTGACCGAACCGAGCGAGCTCAGCTTCGTCCTGAAGCTGCAGGATGACCTGCTGGACCGGCCGATCGTGTTTGATGACGGCTGGCTGGACGTGGCGGCACTGCGTGAGCACCGCCTTGATGAAGGGAAGCTGGAGCGGTACCGGATGTAA
- a CDS encoding acyl-CoA dehydrogenase family protein, producing the protein MTHLPYEPTADQRSMLQSLKSFLTSRVAPGAAERDQTGEFPLEITRALGELGVMGAQTPEEYGGSGLDTVTFAMLIEEIAAVDGSLCLTVASHNSLCQGHILVAGTEEQKMRYLPALASGQLLGAWGLTEPGSGSDSGGLQTRAEAQPDGSWLLNGSKNFITQGSVGGTYVVLARTDAARPGRSKTDGISAFVFNRAEVQGFSVGRKEDKLGLRSSDTAQLIFEDLRLPADALLGERGRAFRDVMRVLDGGRIGIGAMGLGLGRAAFEFAARYTSEREQFGRPIAANQAVAFKLADMDVQLEAARLLIRKAAELKDAGADFSLAAARAKLYASEVGVAACDEAIQLLGGYGYIKDYPVERYWRDNRLTRIGEGTSEVQRLVISRQVLSRYAQEPSLA; encoded by the coding sequence ATGACCCACCTGCCCTATGAACCGACCGCCGATCAGCGCAGCATGCTGCAGAGTCTCAAGAGCTTCCTGACGAGCCGGGTGGCCCCTGGCGCCGCCGAGCGTGACCAGACCGGCGAGTTTCCGCTGGAGATCACCCGCGCGCTGGGCGAACTGGGCGTGATGGGTGCGCAGACGCCCGAGGAGTACGGCGGCAGCGGCCTGGATACCGTTACCTTCGCCATGCTGATTGAGGAGATCGCGGCGGTGGACGGCTCGCTGTGCCTGACGGTCGCCAGCCACAACTCGCTGTGCCAGGGCCACATCCTGGTGGCCGGCACCGAGGAACAGAAAATGCGCTACCTGCCGGCCCTGGCGTCCGGTCAGCTGCTCGGCGCTTGGGGCCTGACCGAGCCGGGCAGCGGCAGCGACAGCGGCGGCCTGCAGACCCGGGCCGAGGCGCAGCCGGACGGCAGCTGGCTGCTGAACGGCAGCAAGAACTTCATCACCCAGGGCTCGGTGGGCGGCACCTACGTGGTGCTGGCGCGCACCGACGCGGCCCGGCCCGGGCGCAGCAAAACCGACGGCATCAGCGCCTTCGTGTTCAACCGCGCGGAGGTGCAGGGCTTCTCGGTGGGCCGCAAGGAGGACAAGCTGGGGCTACGCAGCAGCGACACCGCCCAGCTGATCTTCGAGGACCTGCGGCTGCCCGCCGACGCCCTGCTGGGCGAGCGGGGGCGCGCCTTCCGCGACGTGATGCGGGTGCTGGATGGCGGTCGCATCGGCATCGGGGCCATGGGCCTGGGGCTGGGCCGCGCCGCCTTCGAGTTCGCGGCCCGCTACACCTCGGAGCGCGAGCAGTTCGGCCGCCCGATCGCGGCCAATCAGGCGGTCGCCTTTAAGCTGGCCGACATGGACGTGCAGCTGGAGGCCGCGCGCCTGCTGATCCGCAAGGCAGCCGAGTTGAAGGACGCCGGCGCCGACTTCAGCCTGGCGGCCGCCCGCGCCAAGCTGTACGCCAGCGAGGTGGGCGTGGCCGCCTGCGACGAGGCGATTCAGCTGCTGGGCGGCTACGGCTACATCAAGGACTACCCGGTGGAGCGGTACTGGCGCGACAACCGCCTGACCCGCATCGGTGAGGGCACCAGTGAGGTGCAGCGGCTGGTGATCAGCCGGCAGGTGCTGAGCCGCTATGCCCAGGAGCCCTCGCTGGCCTGA